A region from the Pirellulales bacterium genome encodes:
- a CDS encoding MoxR family ATPase, whose translation MSKVVLGKADVVRLCIVALLAGEHVLLEDVPGVGKTLVGKALAKSIAARFCRIQFTPDLLPSDIVGSSVFNAKTTEFFFSAGPVFANIVLADEINRTTPRTQSALLEAMSDSQVSIDGTTHRLPRPFMVIATQNPFEFEGTYPLPESQLDRFLLRISVGYPDRDDELQVLAIHRSGEPVEELTPVLDCNQVLALQHAARHVAVEESLHEYLLDIVEATRRCEELHVGVSTRGALCLYRACQSLALVEGRDFAVPDDVKRLAVPVLAHRVIPKGYLHGSQRGAIEALIQRLVEDVAVPN comes from the coding sequence ATGTCGAAGGTCGTGCTGGGCAAGGCCGACGTGGTGCGGCTGTGCATCGTGGCTCTGCTGGCCGGCGAGCACGTGCTGCTGGAAGACGTGCCCGGCGTGGGCAAGACGTTGGTCGGAAAGGCCCTGGCCAAGAGCATTGCGGCCCGGTTTTGCCGCATTCAGTTCACTCCCGACCTGCTTCCCAGCGACATCGTGGGCAGCAGCGTGTTCAACGCCAAAACGACCGAGTTCTTTTTCAGCGCCGGGCCGGTGTTCGCCAATATCGTGCTGGCTGACGAGATCAACCGCACCACGCCCCGCACACAAAGCGCGCTGTTGGAGGCCATGAGCGACAGCCAGGTGTCGATCGACGGCACGACGCACCGCCTGCCGCGGCCGTTCATGGTCATCGCCACGCAAAACCCCTTTGAGTTCGAAGGCACTTACCCCTTGCCGGAAAGCCAGTTGGACCGCTTCCTGCTGCGGATCAGCGTGGGTTATCCCGATCGCGACGACGAGCTGCAAGTGCTCGCCATCCATCGCTCCGGCGAGCCGGTCGAGGAGCTGACGCCCGTGCTCGATTGCAACCAGGTGCTGGCCTTGCAGCATGCCGCGCGGCACGTGGCGGTCGAAGAATCGCTCCATGAATACTTGCTGGACATCGTCGAAGCCACGCGGCGCTGCGAAGAGCTGCACGTGGGGGTGAGCACGCGCGGCGCGCTGTGTTTGTATCGTGCCTGTCAGTCGCTGGCGTTGGTGGAAGGCCGCGACTTTGCGGTTCCCGACGACGTAAAGCGGCTGGCGGTGCCCGTCTTGGCCCATCGCGTGATACCCAAGGGCTACCTGCACGGCAGCCAGCGCGGCGCGATCGAGGCGCTCATCCAGCGGCTGGTCGAAGACGTGGCGGTGCCGAACTAG